Genomic window (Equus asinus isolate D_3611 breed Donkey chromosome 13, EquAss-T2T_v2, whole genome shotgun sequence):
TTCATCAGTAAGATATTGGACAGCCCCTAGAATCTCTGGGAAAGCTGAGGAAGCAGGCTCAGGGGACAAACAGGAACAAAGGGAAGCTAAACACTCAGAACCCAGGCGAGCATGTCGCAGGGTGATTCTGGTGAGGACATCACTGTGGTCGCCCATAGCTGCCACCAGCACCACTGCCAGCACTGGCTGGGCGCTTCCCCTGCACAGTGGATGTTGTGGGTgataccaccaccaccagcaagATGAACTCTCCACTGTCCCTGCTTCTGGACATTACCAGCTCTCCATTGAAAGTCCTGGGTGGTTGTGTCTTATTGGCCAGCCCCAGGACAGCTGTAAGGGGAAAAGATCTTGCCGTACGGAGGTGACTTCcccaaatacagaaaagagattcTGCAGATGCTGGGCAGCCAAATACCAACAAGCGTCCCCTACAGAACGGGACTGCAGTGACAGCAAATTGCAGACCTGCCACCAGGGAGTGTTTTGAGTATGGGAGCAGTTGTATGGTAAAGTAGAAAAGGCAAGAGCCAGCAATTCAAAATTCTAGGTCCGAGCGCTGATACTGTCacatattagctgtgtgacttgggcaggTATAAATAAGCTTCTCTGGATTTTTGTCATGAATGGAATAATTTTCCTACCTACCTTGCAGGGCTGATGTGTGTATCAGATACATAATGTTGTGGACTTGGAAAGTTATACTATTACTGAGTAAATCCGTTTGCCTCTCAGGGTCCCAGGTGAcccatttgcaaaatgagaacaTTCCCCACATTGTAAGGCTATTGTGAAGTAAGCTAGAATATTATAAACGAATGGTTTACTTACAGATTGAAATTCTTCCATGTCTGGGAGGTGGTGGGTGGGACAGGAAGTGGGTAGGGACATAGAGGAGATAAAACTAACCATGAGTTGGTAAGTGTAACACCTGGTGGGTGGGCACATTATACCATTCTCTCCAAAATAGGATGGGTATATCTTCCataataaatgtcttttaaaatgaagggtcttggaaatacagagaagaaaCAGGCCACACTCTCCAAGTTTTACCACTGAGTGAGCGTTAGCCACGccccccctgcccccgcccccgcccccgcccccgcccccggcatTATATTTTCCCAGGTattgccttctttttctctctgcccaCGACCCTCCTCTCCGGGCTGGTGCCAATGTAAGGCTATACCTGGGAAACGCCGTTAGAGGTTAAACACTAGTTTGAAACAAAGacgaaaaccccaaagaatcaaccacaaaagaaaaacagaagtgcaGCGAGCGCACACTCCCTTAAGGGGCAGCCCGCGCCCGCGCTCCGTCCCGGTTCAGAGCAACCGTGCAGTTACTCTTTCCAGTGAAAAAAACGGACTCAAACTCAGCACCCACGGGCAGCTCTGCGTCCACCCGGCCCCGAGCCGGCCCAGGACGCCGGGTGGCTGCGGCTGTCCAGGGAAGGGGGCCGGCCGAGAGGGCAATCGCGTCGTGGCAGGGGCCCAGTAAGGGACACGAGCGTCCTGGTGCGGCGTTACAATCACAAGGCCGGTGCTTGATCACGATAATTAACTCCGCGAGGAGAGGCTCCGCCTGCGCTGGCAGGGCCTTCAGCTCCCCGTGAGGCCGGGCCCGCACACGGGCGGCCAGCCTTGCGATCTAAGTCACCCAGCGTCCCCTTAAAAAGCCGCCGCGCTGGGCCGGCACCGCCCATCGCCCGCCCGGCACGAGCATGGCGCCCAGCGGGGCGGAAGCGCTTCCGCCCCCAATCACGATGGCCGCGgcccggggccccgggcggaAGTGACCTGTCCGACGGCCGACCGGGCCACCATGGCGGCCGCGGCCGCCTCCCCCGCGCTGAAGCGGCTGGATCTGCGCGACCCCGCGGCGCTTTTCGAGACACATGGAGCGGAGGAGATCCGCGGGCTGGAGCGCCAGGTTCGGGCCGAGATCGAGCACAAGAAGGAGGAGCTGCGGCAGATGGTGGGCGAGCGGTACCGCGACCTGATCGAGGCGGCCGACACCATCGGCCAGATGCGCCGCTGCGCCGAGGGGCTGGTGGACGCCGTGAAGGCCACCGACCAGTACTGCGCGCGTCTCCGCCAGGCCGGCTCGGCCGCGCCCCGGCCGCCGCGGGACCCGCAGGTCAGTCCGGGACCCGGGATCCCTGCCCCTCGCCCTCCCACTCCGGCGGGTCAGTCCGGGAACCCGGATCCCCGACCCCAGCTCTCCCACCCGCGGGGCGGTCCCGGACCCGGGATCCCCGCCCTCCGCCCTGTGCCCTCCGCTCTCCCACTCCGGCGGGTCCGTCCCACAGGCTGCTGACCCCATTCAAAAAGCCCTTCAGCGTACGTATCTTCAGGAGCGTCCCTGACTCCCAGGCCCTGATGCCCTCACCTCATTGGCAGGTGCGCTGGGCTCTCCCTTCCTGCTTTCGGTGAAAACACCGGGATCTCTCTCGCTCCACAGTTCAGCTCATTCCCTGACATGGTCTTAGAACGGATTTCTTCTCCCTTATGTTGACACCTTCCCCCCAGCTCGTTTATTTCTCATCCCAGCCTtcgccccaccctcaccccacttGCAAGAATAACTCCTGCAATCCCAAAGAGCTTTTCTACCCTTTGCTAGAGGATAGTACCGGCCATCAAGCGATCGTCTTTTAATAGCGGAACATTTCATTCTAGGGAACTAAGGTTATTCTAATCAGGTTATATCCTAAATGCCCTTCCCTCCAAACTAATGTTAGACCTGATGTGGAAGGATGCGGCCCTAAACACGTCCTTAGACTGGAGCAGCATTTTGTGTTCCTAAGGAGTGTTGACTTGGGGATGACAGAGTGTAAGGTCCTGGAGGGTGAGAAAGCTGAACAAGGAATTTGTGCTTATAAACCTGAGAGAAGAACCTTACAGCGACATGGAAGAAGGAATTGCAAAAGTACAATTTAGCTCCAGTTTGGAACTTTTTAAAACAACCTGGGTTTTAGAAGAATCCAGGTCAGCAGGCTGGGCTCTCACAGTGGAACTGTAGAAGGTTGGAAATACTTCGCTAACTTTTAAAATGACAGACCTGGTCCATCTGTAAGCTGTGTATTTAGCATGCGTCCCACGGTAGGTGGCCAGCCTTTGCTATAACTGAGTCATGCTTCAAGGTTTATTAAAAAGCTAACTTGTACTGTGCCTGACAttagaaatgtgtttatttttatagttgttATATCTGATTTATTTTCAGTCAAACTCACAAAACTTTGAGTGCCTTCTGTGTCCAAggcacaaagaaacagaagtccCCCAATTCTGGTTCTGAAGGATCTTACCATCTAGGCGAAGAATTAAATCCATGGAAAGTtgataagaaaaatgtaaataatttagaTAACAGGAAAAACCATTTTAGGGTAACGGACGGTTGATTCCCAAAATAATTGTGTATACTTCCCATAAGAATTCTGAAGGAAGTCACTTTCCGCTCGGGCTCTTCTCAGTAAAGAAGGGCCTTTCGGACAGGGGAGATTGGACTGTGGGTCTGGGATATGTAAAGACACTTAAAACCAGGTATCAGTTTGATTAAAGCAGATATCCTCAGCCTTGGtgctgttgacatttggggctggttTGTTCTTtgttgtcctgtgcattgtaggatgtttacaagaatccctggcctctgcccactagaagCCAGTAGTGCCCTCCACCCCTGTTGTGataataaaaatgtctccagatattgccagatGTTTCCTGGAGGATGCAATcacacccacacccccacccccccaaccctgCCCCGACACACACAAGAACCAAGGGATTCGAGGGCCCTGGAAGAAAGTGGGGGAAGAACAGGAAGTCCTCGACCACTAGGCTTAGATACAAGCAGTGAGGAGCCTTTAAGAACTGAGCAAAGATGTGACCTAAATGGCCTTTGAAGAAGGTTAATGTGACAGCAAAGGAAAAGGATAGATGGGTGGGTAGAGAATGAACACAGCACAGATGAGATGTTTTGGGATTAATCTAAGTGTGAGATGATGACCTGCGTTAGGTTCATGGAAGTGATAGCAGATGGTAGCTAGGTAGTGAGAAAGTCACAGAACCATCGGAAGGACATGAATTTCCTGGGAATTTGGGAGCATGGTGGTGGTATATGCCGAGATACAGAGAGAGATAAGAGATCTAAAATTTTTGATAGGGAGATGAATTTAATGTTACGTATACTGATTATGGAATGGCAGTCAAACTTGCCAGGTAGCAGCAGAAAAGGCTCAAATGAGATTCAGGGAATGGTGAGGACTAAAAATAATGATGTGATAGTAGTGTTCTGCTGAGAGGTAATATCTGAGCGAAGAGCATCCTGAAGTAAGAGGACAGACTGAGATGAGTAGAGGCATGAGGGCTGAACCGGATAAAGATTTGGTGGACGGTTGCTGAAGAGAAACAGCCAGCAAAGAAGTCCGTGATGCGCTCCAAGAAGCAGGAGAAGATGTAGGACGGCTGGTcatgagaaaagggaaggagaaagctaGCCTGAGTGGTGGTCCCTAGGGCTCTGTGCCCTTGGGACCTTACGAGGGTCACGGGTAACCAGACTGTGAGGTGACCAGATGAAGTTTGCCTCTCCATGGGGCTGAGCAAGGGCGCACGCAACTGATAGGAAAAACCAATGGGGTTGTACAGCACTCCTGACTCAAGCAATTTGACTACACTGAACTTTGATGCCTGGCTGAGTGGCAGTGAATCAGGCTTAAGGAAAGCTTTGTGCCCTAGAATAACGCCAGGTTTCTCCCAAGCCTGCCAAATGCTGACCTTGCCTTTGTTTGTTCTGACTTAGTTCTGTGCCTTTCCCTGCAGCCGCAGCAGCCATCCCAGGAGAAGTTCTACAGCATGGCTGCCCAGATCAAGCTCCTCTTAGAAATTCCTGAGAAGATCTGGAGCTCGATGGAGGCCTCGCAGTATCTCCACGCCACACAGCTCTACCTGCTCTGCTGTCACCTTCACAATCTGCTCCAGCTGGATTCTTCTGGTTCCCAATGCAGCCCCGTCCTCTCCCGATTCCCCATACTCATCCGGCAGGTGGCAGCTGCCAGCCACTTCCGGTAAGTGGATCCAGCACAAAGACCTTCCCTGGTGATGGCCACACTTCACCACAATGTTATGGAATGTCTTCTTCCCTGTTATACCAAGTTTCTTCTCCCAGGATGTGGAAAATTCCCTGCTGACCTCTGTCATCATCTCTCTAGGTCAACCATTCTGCATGAAAGCAAGATGCTGCTCAAGTGCCAAGCCGTGTCTGACCAAGCTGTCGCTGAGGCCCTGTGCTCTGTGATGCTCTTAGAAGAGAGTTCTCCTCGCCAGGCCCTCGCCGACTTCCTGTTGGCCAGAAAGGCAGCTATTCAGAAACTTCTCAGCCAGCCACACCATGGTGGGTGTGGCTTTTTCCCAAAATTTGGTCCTTAAACATGTGAATAGAGAAAGATGAGCTGAGGGAGACAAGCATCCAAAGCGTTCTCTGTTTTTGACTTTAGTAAATTGTTTAAAAGAGGCTGGTTTCTTCTCTTAGGTGCTGGTATCAAGTCTCAGATTTGCTCACTAGTGGAGTTACTGGCCACTACTTTGAACCAAGCTCATGCCCTTTTCTACACTTTGCCGGAAGGCCTGCTGCCAGATCCATCCCTGCCATGTGGCCTGCTCCTCTCGACTCTGGAGACCATCACAGGCCAGCATCCTACCGGTGAGCTCTTAGCCaccctttttattttctggttcattcaggtaatatttactgagcatctaccatCTGCCAgcttctgtgccaggctctggggatacAGCTGTGAACTGGACAAGTATGGACCCCAACTTCGAGGGTCATAGGCTAGTGGTAGAGGCAGATATTGAACTCACAGATACACAAATATCTGCTTAATATCAATGTTGGTCATTGCTACAAAGGCAAAATACAAGTTGACTTGGGAGCGTTGAATGGAGGGACCTCACCAAGATCAGAAAAGAATTCCCTGGAGAAGGGACATTTGAACTGAAACCTGAAGGTTGAGTAGGAGTTAGTCGGGCAAAGAAGGCAAGGATGAGAGAGCtgcaggaaagggaggaggatgtgcaaatgtcctgaggcaAGGAAGATATTAGTGtatttgaggaactgaaagaaagcaGATGAGGCTGAGGGGTATTGGGTGAGGGGAAGAGCAGCATGAGAAGAGACGTGGCCGGTCTGTCAGATGTGACCAAATGATGCAGCCATGTGGACCAGGCTGGAGAGTTTTAACTTTATCCAGAGAACAATGGATAGCCTTCTAGAACATTCTAGCCCTGGTGGTCCTTCTGTTATCCGTTCCCACACATCCCATACTTTTACTTAGTAGCATTTATCCCAGGTGGAATTAAGTGCAATTGGCTTTTGTGTGGCAGTGGCTCCCCATGGGGCTGGAGTGGACGCTGACAGCTCACTTAGGAGGCTGTCGCCGTGACCCAGGTGACAGACCAGGGGGCAGTAGAGATGGAGCTGAGTGGACAACTTGGACATGTGTTTAGGAGGAGGAGATTTGGCGCTGGGCTGGCTGTGGAGAGAGTGGCAGGGAAGTGTTGAAGTTTCCGAGAAAAGGAGCTAGTTTGAAAGGGCTGATGATGAGTTCACTTGTGAAAATTCCAGTGGAGACGACTGAGACCTTGGAGTGGAAATGTGGAGCGGGCAGGCGCCAGTGGGTCTGGCACGCAGGAGGGGTGTGGCGGAGACACAGGCCTCTGCACGCGGCCGTTGTTTGCAGCTGTGGGCATGGATGACATGTTCACTAAGAAGGGAGGAGGACAGGGGACTGTGCCTCAGGATGCTCCAGGACGCAAAGGTCAGGCGGAGGGACACAGccacaggcagagggaaggagaggaatgtGCTCAGGCCACGTGGTCATTTTCAGAGAGACGTGCGTTAACTAGTCTCGTCTCTGCCTTGCTTTATCTTTCAGCGAGGCGGCCACTTCCTTGTGCCTGGTTTCCCTCTCAGTGCTTACATTTAATGCTCTTTGCCTCTCATGAGAGGTGAGTGTTGGTGACTTTGTCATGGAAAACAAGTTCAAGGGCCCTCAGAAGGACCCCTGGGCTTCAAAGTCCAGAGGGTGCTCGTGCACAGAATACAAGGAATGGGCCTCCCAGAGTCGCACGGCGGGGCCCGTGCCCTTCTCGAGAGGTCGCCTCCGAGGAGCCACCACAGCTCATGGTCAGGATGCCTGGTCATTGGTTCTCTCCTGGGATCCCCAGGGGCGGTAGGAGAATGGGGAGGCCGGGAAACCATCACCTTTTGTTTTCTGACAACTGACGTGCTACGTGTAAAATGTCAAGGACTGCACAGActccattctctgtctctctcttttttccccccattccTTTCCTCCCTgtcctttgctttcttctcaaCCAATAAGATGACCAGAGCTGGAGGGAAGCTGCCACACTCTCTGCTGAGGGAGGCCCTGGGAAAAATATTCTGtactttctttttccccctatttCAGAGGTCCAGTCTGGCGTGCCCAGAGGCAGGCTAAGTGATCTTTGGGAATTCCTTCTGGGTCCCTTCTTTACTATGCTGTTCGAAGGACAGCCTGATGATTCCTCAACTGGCCTTCTCTTTAGGAAAGGGCATCAGTGTTCTGCAAGAGGAGATGAAGCTCTGCGGCTGGTTCAAACACCTGCCAGCGTCCGTGGTAGAGTTCCAGCCGGCGCTCCGCACCCTCGCACACCCCATCAGCCAGGAGTACCTGCGGGACACGCTGCAGAAGTGGATCCATGTGTAGGTGGCCAGGCCTTCCCGAGGCTGGGGACCCGTCCACGCACCAGTATGGCCGTGCAAGGGCCAGTGAGGGATGAGGGGGAGCGTGGTGTTCCAGATGAGGCTCAGCCTGCTTCCCACGGGGTCGTGCAGGCCACTCACTCAGACACCTGTCACTGCCTTCGTGGCGGGTTAGCCCCTGCTCTGGGAGAACCAGGGAGGAATTTGTCTGTCAAAATATTATGTAAAGGATTCTAAATTCTCTCTGTGTAAGACTTCTGCCACTCCTCAACTTTTCTTATGGCATTGGTTTTTGAAGCCGTTCTCTGGGGCTCTGGACTTCCTTCTAGATGTCTCAGGGAAGCAAGGCTGGGCCTGGGGAAAGGGCTACAGGCCCCACCTGCCAATCCAGCTGGAAATGCtgtgtttatatatgtttataaatgctctcagataaatatatttatatcttggGACCCAGGTAAGAGGTTTTCAAATGGAGTGCTGCTGCTTTTCTTAATAAAGGTGTGAAAAAACCACGCATCTCATGGGGCGCAGGGAGATCGATTTTGTTGCAGGTGTAATGAAGACATTAAAAACGGGATCACCAATCTGCTTAAGTACGTGAAGAGCATGAAGGCTCTCGCAGGCATCCGGGACGCCATGTGGGAGCTTCTTAACATGGAGTCCACCGCCCACAGCTGGACCGTGGTGTGCCGGCGGCTCCTGGAGAAGCCCCTCCTGTTCTGGGAGGACCTGATGCAGCGGCTCTTCCTTGACCGATTGCAGGTGAGCTGGGAGTCACACAGTCCAGCTCTCGTGGCCAGTCCTCGTGTGCTCTTTGACTGTCTGGGGAGACTCCTGTCATCTCCTAAGTGTGTTCTTTCCCTGCTGACTTCCTCCCGGGGTGGCTCTTCTGGATGAACGAATCATAGCAGTGAACAGAGATGCAGACTCTAGTGCTGAAAAGGAGACCAGGCCTCTGTCCGTTGGTCAGGAACGTGTGCGTGTCCACCAGCGATGACTTTGTTCTCTGCCAACACCGTGTCGTCTTTCTGAGCGTGGTGGAGGACATTCGGAATGCTAGGATAGACTGCCACTTGGTGCTCTTGTTTCGAGATGTCCTGAAAGGCATTGTGACGGGAGctgttttcttattctcttttagACTCTGACGAAAGAAGGCTTCGACTCCATCTCCGCTAGTTCCAGAGAGCTCCTCGTTTCAGCTCTGCAGGAACTGGAAAGCAGCACCAGCAACGCCACCCCAAATAAGCACATCCACTTTGAGCATAACATGGCTCTCTTCCTCTGGTCCGAGAGTCCCAGTGACCTGCCTCCTGATGCCGCCTGGGTCAACGTGGCAAACCGGGGTCAGCTGGCTGGTAGTGGGCTCTCCATGAAAGCTCAGGCTGTGAGCCCGTGTGTCCAGAACTTCTGTTCTGCCCTTGATTCTAAACTGAAGGTTAAATTGGAGGACCTCATGGCTTACCTTCCCTCTGGTGACTCGTCACTTTCTAAGGATGTCTCCCCCTCGCAAGCGAGGAGCTGTGCCTTTGACAGGTACGCGGATGCTGGGACCGTGCAGGACATGCTGCAGACCCACTCGGTGGCGTGCATCCAGCACATCACGGACTGCATCCGGGTGGAGCTGCAGAGCATTGAAGACATTGTGCAAGGGCAGCAGGACGTCCTCAGTGGTGTCAAGCTGCACGCAGTCCTGTTCATGGCCAGACTCTGCCAGTCCCTGGGAGAACTGTGTCCCCATCTGAAGGAGTGCATCTTGGGAAAATCGGGGAGCTCCGAGAAACCTGCAAGGGATTCTAGGGCTCTGAAAAAACAGGGAAAGGGGAAAACTCAGGAAATAATTCCTACACAGGCCAAGTGGCAGGAAGTAAAGGAACTCCTCCTCCAGCAGAGTGTGGTGGGCTACCGGATCTGGAGCTCAGCGGTTGTGAAGGTGAGGGGCGTGGAAACGTTTTCTTTCCCTGCTCACCAGGGAGTGCCGGCTTTGTCTCCCTTTTATCATATTCCAAGCTGGCCAACCTCAATAAAGTCTTCTAATAGTAagggaataaaaattatttcatacagTTATTCTGACTTATCTCTGCCAGAGAGCTCAAATGTAAAaacttttccattcatttttagCCTGGATTTTATAGACAgaaaacctgatttttttttttccttccatctgaTGAGAATGAAAGACCTTCTCCCTGGACAAGGGTCTATATTTCCTGCCCGTCAACCTCAATATCATATTCTTTCTAATCTCCACTAGTGTCTTAACAGATAgtccctgcctttttttttgggggggggtggtgaggaagattggctctgagctaacatctgttgccagtcttcctctttttgcttgaggaagattgttgctgagctaacatctgtgccggtcttcctctattttgtacatagagaatgccgccatagcatgacttgatgagtggtgtgtaggtctgcgcccaggatccaaacatgcaaactctgggctgctgaagtggagcacatgaatttaaccactacgccaccggctggccccaaGAGATAGCCCCTGAGATATGTAGAGTTAGCAAAAAAATTCCTATTGCTGATATCAGTAATTAGCCCAAAGAAGAGTGATGCTTACCATGCACCATCCCACACACGCTCTAGGCAGCAGAAGCTGGTCTCAGGACTACTCTAGGAGTTTGAAATAAACTCTACACAAGGGATCTGAGTGGCCTCTCTGGATATTTGCCTTTTGTTACCAGGTTTTGGCTCATGGATTTGCCCAGTCATTACTTTTAGATGATGCTGGCTCAGTGCTGGCTACGGCCACCAGCTGGGATGAACTAGAAATTCAGGAGGAAGCAGAGTCTGGCAACAGCATCACATCCAAGATCCGACTCCCTGTCCAGGTAGGCAAGTGCCACCGTTAGCGAGCCCGTGGCTGAAATGGGCACCTGCTCTGTAGGaaggaaaaagactaaaaaatgcCGCAGCATGCAGCTTCTGAGGAAGAGCTGCAGGTAATATGTGTAACTCTCTTGTGGGGGCAAAGTGGATGTAGGGCCAAGTAAATGACTGACTGTTCGAGAAGTCAGTCAATGATTCTTTCCTGTTGTACCACGGGCTCTGTGCTGATGAGAGAACCACTTACCCCAAAGGGAAAACAGCAACAGCAGTAAGACACAGTGCCACCTGCCAGGTCAGGCCAAGGCCACCGAGGGAAGGACAGCAAATGTCACTTGTCTGTAACTGTGTGCTGTAACAGGGGCTGACTGGAGAGGTCAGGGTCCGGTGTGTTTTCCTGATAAGGATAAATGGACCCACTCTCACCACGTCTCATTCAATGGCGTAAGTTGGCGACTTGACATTCCTTTGTTTTTCCAGCCATCCTGGTACGTACAGTCCTTCCTGTTTAGCTTATGCCAGGAAATTAATCGGGTTGGAGGCCATGCCTTGCCAAAGGTGACACTGCAGGAGATGCTGAAAAGCTGTATGCTTCAAATAGTAGCTGCCTAtgagaaacttccagaagaaaaacagatgaaGGTAGGcgtttgaatttttttccattaaaaacagaaataaaaaccttAACTTTTTCTTGGGTCTGGGCAGTTCACGTCAAGGATTCCAGGTGTTAAGGCTCACTCCGCCTGCCTGGCTAGTTAGTAGTGGCTTCCAGCTCTTCGCAAGGGTCAAGCGGGTCTTCATGAGAATGCAGTCCCGTCCAGGTGGAAAGGCTGAACGCTGGGGTTAGAGGCCTGGTTTCCAACTCCAGCACGGCCACACGCTCAGGGCAGGGCTGGCAGACCGCTGATCTGTGTCCTCAGGACCCCATGTGCTCACGTAGATAAACTGCTCAGGGGGCTGTGCGGAAGCTGGGGCAGTGGCAGAGCCCAGCGCGTGGACACGAGGGACTGTTACGGGAGGTCTGGCCCCCAGccctccactcctctcccctGCTGTGAGGCATTCTGCCCTTGATGTATATTCCATTTCatcaataactttttttttattttaattttttggtgaggaagattgtcgctgaactaacatctgtgccagtcttcctctattttgtatgtgggatgccgccacagcatggcttgatgagtggtgtgtactcGTTATtcatctgcacccgggatgcgaacctgcgaaccccgggccaccaaagtagagcctgcaaacttaaccactacaccaccgggctggcccccagtaaTATTTTTAAGACAGGCCCGACTCCTgattttggaaagaattcaggTAGGTCATCTCTCCTGAGCTACCTCAAAATGCCTCTTCATGccagaagtttttttctttaaaataaccatctatttggggctggccccatgcctagtggtcaagtttggcaCGTGCCGCTTTAGCGGccttggtttgggtcctgggcgtggacctacaccactcaggggcagccatgctatggtggtgacccacatacaaaatagaggaagattggcacagatgttagctcagggcgagacccaccccccaaaaaaaccccaaaaaacaaaaaccatctaCAGTACCTGAGGCCTTTCTTTTTTACGGGCAGGGTCTCTTCCCACCTGTTaggtttttagttttgtttaagaCCCAGTTTGTAACGtaacttatttttgttgttgttgt
Coding sequences:
- the COG1 gene encoding conserved oligomeric Golgi complex subunit 1 isoform X7, whose amino-acid sequence is MAAAAASPALKRLDLRDPAALFETHGAEEIRGLERQVRAEIEHKKEELRQMVGERYRDLIEAADTIGQMRRCAEGLVDAVKATDQYCARLRQAGSAAPRPPRDPQPQQPSQEKFYSMAAQIKLLLEIPEKIWSSMEASQYLHATQLYLLCCHLHNLLQLDSSGSQCSPVLSRFPILIRQVAAASHFRSTILHESKMLLKCQAVSDQAVAEALCSVMLLEESSPRQALADFLLARKAAIQKLLSQPHHGAGIKSQICSLVELLATTLNQAHALFYTLPEGLLPDPSLPCGLLLSTLETITGQHPTGKGISVLQEEMKLCGWFKHLPASVVEFQPALRTLAHPISQEYLRDTLQKWIHVWTVVCRRLLEKPLLFWEDLMQRLFLDRLQTLTKEGFDSISASSRELLVSALQELESSTSNATPNKHIHFEHNMALFLWSESPSDLPPDAAWVNVANRGQLAGSGLSMKAQAVSPCVQNFCSALDSKLKVKLEDLMAYLPSGDSSLSKDVSPSQARSCAFDRYADAGTVQDMLQTHSVACIQHITDCIRVELQSIEDIVQGQQDVLSGVKLHAVLFMARLCQSLGELCPHLKECILGKSGSSEKPARDSRALKKQGKGKTQEIIPTQAKWQEVKELLLQQSVVGYRIWSSAVVKVLAHGFAQSLLLDDAGSVLATATSWDELEIQEEAESGNSITSKIRLPVQPSWYVQSFLFSLCQEINRVGGHALPKVTLQEMLKSCMLQIVAAYEKLPEEKQMKKEGAFPMTQNRALQLLYDLRYLNIVLTAKGEEVKSGRSKQDSRFEKVADYLEGLIDPFDLDVFTPHLNSNLNRLVQRTSVLFGLVTGPENQFTPRSSTFNSQEPHNILPLASSQIRFGLLPLSMTSTRKTKSTSRSIENKAQ
- the COG1 gene encoding conserved oligomeric Golgi complex subunit 1 isoform X1, producing MAAAAASPALKRLDLRDPAALFETHGAEEIRGLERQVRAEIEHKKEELRQMVGERYRDLIEAADTIGQMRRCAEGLVDAVKATDQYCARLRQAGSAAPRPPRDPQPQQPSQEKFYSMAAQIKLLLEIPEKIWSSMEASQYLHATQLYLLCCHLHNLLQLDSSGSQCSPVLSRFPILIRQVAAASHFRSTILHESKMLLKCQAVSDQAVAEALCSVMLLEESSPRQALADFLLARKAAIQKLLSQPHHGAGIKSQICSLVELLATTLNQAHALFYTLPEGLLPDPSLPCGLLLSTLETITGQHPTGKGISVLQEEMKLCGWFKHLPASVVEFQPALRTLAHPISQEYLRDTLQKWIHVCNEDIKNGITNLLKYVKSMKALAGIRDAMWELLNMESTAHSWTVVCRRLLEKPLLFWEDLMQRLFLDRLQTLTKEGFDSISASSRELLVSALQELESSTSNATPNKHIHFEHNMALFLWSESPSDLPPDAAWVNVANRGQLAGSGLSMKAQAVSPCVQNFCSALDSKLKVKLEDLMAYLPSGDSSLSKDVSPSQARSCAFDRYADAGTVQDMLQTHSVACIQHITDCIRVELQSIEDIVQGQQDVLSGVKLHAVLFMARLCQSLGELCPHLKECILGKSGSSEKPARDSRALKKQGKGKTQEIIPTQAKWQEVKELLLQQSVVGYRIWSSAVVKVLAHGFAQSLLLDDAGSVLATATSWDELEIQEEAESGNSITSKIRLPVQPSWYVQSFLFSLCQEINRVGGHALPKVTLQEMLKSCMLQIVAAYEKLPEEKQMKKEGAFPMTQNRALQLLYDLRYLNIVLTAKGEEVKSGRSKQDSRFEKVADYLEGLIDPFDLDVFTPHLNSNLNRLVQRTSVLFGLVTGPENQFTPRSSTFNSQEPHNILPLASSQIRFGLLPLSMTSTRKTKSTSRSIENKAQAVPPALSRADDPMQPGSLFRQLVSEEEDSSTPSLFKLGWLSSMTK
- the COG1 gene encoding conserved oligomeric Golgi complex subunit 1 isoform X4 — protein: MAAAAASPALKRLDLRDPAALFETHGAEEIRGLERQVRAEIEHKKEELRQMVGERYRDLIEAADTIGQMRRCAEGLVDAVKATDQYCARLRQAGSAAPRPPRDPQPQQPSQEKFYSMAAQIKLLLEIPEKIWSSMEASQYLHATQLYLLCCHLHNLLQLDSSGSQCSPVLSRFPILIRQVAAASHFRSTILHESKMLLKCQAVSDQAVAEALCSVMLLEESSPRQALADFLLARKAAIQKLLSQPHHGAGIKSQICSLVELLATTLNQAHALFYTLPEGLLPDPSLPCGLLLSTLETITGQHPTGKGISVLQEEMKLCGWFKHLPASVVEFQPALRTLAHPISQEYLRDTLQKWIHVWTVVCRRLLEKPLLFWEDLMQRLFLDRLQTLTKEGFDSISASSRELLVSALQELESSTSNATPNKHIHFEHNMALFLWSESPSDLPPDAAWVNVANRGQLAGSGLSMKAQAVSPCVQNFCSALDSKLKVKLEDLMAYLPSGDSSLSKDVSPSQARSCAFDRYADAGTVQDMLQTHSVACIQHITDCIRVELQSIEDIVQGQQDVLSGVKLHAVLFMARLCQSLGELCPHLKECILGKSGSSEKPARDSRALKKQGKGKTQEIIPTQAKWQEVKELLLQQSVVGYRIWSSAVVKVLAHGFAQSLLLDDAGSVLATATSWDELEIQEEAESGNSITSKIRLPVQPSWYVQSFLFSLCQEINRVGGHALPKVTLQEMLKSCMLQIVAAYEKLPEEKQMKKEGAFPMTQNRALQLLYDLRYLNIVLTAKGEEVKSGRSKQDSRFEKVADYLEGLIDPFDLDVFTPHLNSNLNRLVQRTSVLFGLVTGPENQFTPRSSTFNSQEPHNILPLASSQIRFGLLPLSMTSTRKTKSTSRSIENKAQAVPPALSRADDPMQPGSLFRQLVSEEEDSSTPSLFKLGWLSSMTK